The Mucilaginibacter mallensis genome has a segment encoding these proteins:
- a CDS encoding phosphatidylglycerophosphatase A family protein, with product MLFHKLVATSLGIGYIGKGAGTVAAVACCICWYLAWAGAYQAIPSVIITVCILFVGIWSSNKVVPLWGEDPARVVIDEVAGMCISMLFLPVNVTYVLCALLLFRFFDIVKPLYIKKMELLPGGWGIMMDDVLAGIYTNILLQLVVAFKLLKF from the coding sequence ATGTTGTTTCATAAACTGGTTGCCACCAGCCTGGGCATTGGATATATTGGCAAAGGAGCCGGAACAGTTGCTGCTGTTGCTTGCTGTATTTGCTGGTACCTTGCCTGGGCCGGTGCATATCAGGCAATCCCTTCGGTAATAATTACCGTATGTATATTGTTTGTTGGCATTTGGTCATCAAACAAAGTTGTGCCACTTTGGGGCGAAGATCCGGCCCGGGTGGTAATTGATGAAGTTGCCGGTATGTGTATCAGCATGCTTTTTTTACCGGTGAATGTAACATATGTGTTATGTGCACTTTTATTGTTTCGCTTTTTTGACATAGTAAAGCCCCTATACATCAAAAAAATGGAACTTTTACCCGGCGGATGGGGAATTATGATGGATGATGTGCTGGCCGGCATTTATACTAACATCCTGCTGCAACTCGTTGTAGCGTTTAAACTATTGAAATTTTAA
- a CDS encoding GtrA family protein yields MSTFIKAQASSIIATLFDFLTTIVCKEFFYFWYVIASLLGTIVGGVTNFALGRNWVFNRKEKKIPMQVLKYLIIWNGNLLLSTLGVFIVTHYLGLSYIISKIIVSVTVGVTYNYLLQKRFVFA; encoded by the coding sequence ATGTCAACTTTTATAAAAGCCCAGGCCTCCTCGATTATCGCCACCCTTTTTGACTTTTTGACCACAATAGTCTGTAAGGAATTTTTCTACTTTTGGTACGTAATTGCGAGTTTACTTGGCACTATAGTTGGAGGTGTTACCAATTTTGCTTTGGGCAGAAACTGGGTCTTCAACCGTAAGGAAAAAAAGATACCTATGCAGGTATTAAAATACCTTATAATTTGGAATGGTAATTTATTACTATCAACTTTAGGCGTGTTTATAGTTACTCATTATTTAGGATTAAGTTATATTATATCAAAAATAATAGTATCTGTTACAGTGGGTGTTACTTATAACTATCTGCTGCAAAAGAGATTTGTATTTGCATAA
- a CDS encoding DUF5686 and carboxypeptidase-like regulatory domain-containing protein, whose product MDCRNFYKRLFFLTFFLFLTSSFLFAQNTVITGVVTDAGNRQPLIAVTVSFPGTSIGTNTDAQGKFTVSTNIPTYDHIKISYVGYKEAILPVVPGKTQVINVKLFPEAQTLKEVDIKSGKKVKYRNKDNPAVELIRQVIAHKKQNRPESYPYVEYKEYDKMVFSFVNVNPKITEKKFFRKYKFVIDNRDTTSVPGKSLLPIYVDEKIAQIYYRKSPEKTKTTVLGEKHVDFGGAVDSEGIGQYFKHMYADIDIYDNSIFLMTNNFLSPIAESAPTYYKFFITDTLVINNTKVVELSFTPRNTTDMLFEGKIYVTLDGHFAVQHAKLYINKNINLNFVKTMHVNLDFEQNPDERYHLSKSTVYADFGLTKSKSGGLYGIRTRTFGSYAVNKPHPDTTYIADASANSDEVKHRTDQFWVQNRLDTLTTTEYNTYHNIDSLKTMPSYKRTMDIATLLLAGYKSFDWFELGPANTFYSFDPVEGFRLRVGGRTTPELSKRYYFETYAAYGFKDEKWKYFLSATYSLNNKTIYKFPQDYIRASVQKDVTIPGEDLQFVQEDNFLLSFKRGNNDKYLYNAYYRLDYKHEYESHFSYEVVFTNHTQSAAGSLYFNNVINGEPNTVTNLTTSDVTTTLRYAPNEQYYQGKIYRTPIPTKYPIFQLNYTQGINNLFNSSYSYAKIHAQIDKRFYLSQFGFADVRVEGAKIFGQVPYPLLNIFRANQTYAYDLYSYNLMNFLEFVGDHNESINIDQHFQGYFFNKIPLLKKLKWREVASFKGIYGGLSDKNDPLLHPALYQFPVDGNGQAITHALGSTPYIEGSVGVENIFKFVRVDLVRRFTYLDYLNAPKWGVRVLVQFDF is encoded by the coding sequence ATGGATTGTAGAAACTTTTATAAAAGATTATTTTTTTTAACGTTCTTTTTATTCCTTACGTCGTCGTTTTTGTTTGCGCAAAATACTGTGATTACAGGCGTAGTAACAGACGCGGGCAACAGACAACCCCTTATAGCTGTTACAGTTTCATTTCCGGGAACTTCTATCGGCACCAATACCGATGCCCAGGGCAAATTTACTGTCAGTACAAACATCCCAACTTATGATCATATTAAAATATCATATGTAGGTTATAAAGAAGCTATTTTACCGGTTGTACCCGGCAAAACACAGGTAATAAACGTAAAACTGTTTCCTGAAGCTCAAACACTTAAAGAGGTTGATATAAAATCTGGCAAAAAAGTTAAATATCGTAACAAGGATAACCCCGCTGTTGAACTTATTCGTCAGGTTATTGCCCATAAAAAGCAAAACCGCCCTGAAAGTTACCCCTATGTTGAGTATAAGGAGTACGATAAAATGGTATTTTCATTTGTTAACGTTAATCCCAAAATAACTGAAAAGAAATTTTTCCGCAAATACAAATTTGTAATTGATAACCGTGATACTACATCGGTACCGGGAAAATCATTGCTTCCTATTTATGTGGATGAGAAAATAGCGCAGATATATTACCGCAAAAGTCCTGAAAAAACAAAAACCACTGTATTAGGCGAAAAACACGTTGATTTTGGTGGTGCTGTTGATAGCGAAGGTATCGGTCAGTATTTTAAGCATATGTATGCTGATATTGATATTTACGATAATAGCATCTTCCTGATGACCAATAACTTTTTAAGCCCTATTGCTGAAAGTGCACCAACTTATTACAAGTTTTTCATTACCGATACACTGGTTATAAATAACACCAAGGTTGTTGAGCTTAGCTTTACCCCGCGTAATACTACTGATATGCTTTTTGAAGGGAAAATATATGTTACACTTGATGGTCATTTCGCAGTGCAGCATGCTAAACTTTACATCAACAAAAACATCAACCTTAACTTTGTAAAAACAATGCATGTAAACCTGGATTTTGAACAAAATCCGGATGAACGTTACCACCTGAGCAAAAGCACAGTATATGCTGATTTTGGACTAACAAAAAGTAAAAGCGGTGGTTTATATGGTATAAGAACGCGCACCTTTGGCAGTTATGCTGTAAATAAGCCACATCCCGATACCACTTACATTGCAGATGCATCAGCCAACTCTGATGAAGTAAAGCACCGGACCGATCAATTTTGGGTACAAAACAGGCTCGATACCCTAACCACTACCGAATACAACACTTACCATAACATTGATAGCCTAAAAACTATGCCTTCATACAAGCGTACTATGGATATAGCTACCTTGTTACTGGCTGGTTATAAATCGTTCGACTGGTTTGAGCTTGGGCCTGCCAATACTTTTTACAGCTTTGACCCTGTTGAAGGTTTCAGGTTGCGTGTTGGTGGCCGAACGACGCCAGAACTAAGCAAACGTTATTATTTTGAAACCTATGCCGCATATGGCTTTAAGGATGAGAAATGGAAATATTTTCTCAGTGCCACCTATTCACTAAACAATAAAACAATATATAAGTTCCCACAGGATTATATACGGGCAAGTGTTCAGAAAGATGTGACCATACCGGGCGAAGATTTACAGTTTGTGCAGGAAGATAATTTCTTGCTCTCATTTAAACGTGGTAATAACGACAAGTATTTATACAATGCATACTACAGACTTGACTATAAACACGAATATGAAAGTCATTTCTCATATGAAGTAGTCTTCACAAACCATACGCAATCAGCGGCCGGCTCATTATACTTTAATAATGTGATAAACGGTGAGCCTAATACGGTTACCAACCTTACTACATCTGATGTTACTACAACATTAAGGTACGCACCTAACGAGCAATATTACCAGGGTAAAATATACAGGACCCCCATCCCTACCAAGTATCCTATATTTCAGTTAAACTATACCCAGGGAATAAATAATTTGTTTAACAGCAGTTACAGCTATGCCAAAATCCATGCCCAGATCGATAAACGTTTCTATCTGTCACAATTTGGTTTTGCTGATGTACGGGTTGAAGGCGCGAAAATTTTTGGCCAGGTACCTTATCCCCTGTTAAATATTTTCCGGGCCAACCAAACTTATGCGTATGACCTTTACTCCTACAACTTAATGAACTTTTTAGAGTTTGTGGGCGACCATAACGAAAGCATAAATATCGATCAGCATTTCCAGGGATACTTCTTTAACAAGATCCCGCTGTTGAAAAAACTGAAATGGCGCGAGGTGGCATCATTTAAAGGCATATATGGTGGCTTAAGCGATAAGAATGATCCTTTACTACACCCAGCCCTGTACCAATTCCCTGTTGATGGAAACGGCCAGGCTATAACACACGCATTAGGAAGCACTCCTTATATTGAGGGTAGTGTTGGCGTTGAGAACATATTTAAATTTGTACGTGTAGATCTTGTTAGACGGTTTACCTATTTAGATTACCTTAATGCCCCGAAATGGGGTGTTCGTGTATTGGTTCAATTTGATTTTTAA
- a CDS encoding CDP-alcohol phosphatidyltransferase family protein, protein MEQQTSVRKNLQLGIYKVIDPVVKVLIKLGLTPNAVTSIGFVLNVGVAVIFIIGAEEGNRGDLTYIGWAGGLILFAGLFDMLDGQVARLGNMKSTFGALYDSVLDRYSELIMFFGICYYLVAHHYFLSSIFAFIALIGSMMVSYVRARAEGLGIEVKGGLMQRPERVVTIGVFAIICGVSSMYIGGNYKLYIPGVRFHVFETMSIFTIPITVLALLTNVTAFNRLRDAKKIIAEEENK, encoded by the coding sequence ATGGAACAACAAACGTCCGTGCGGAAAAACCTCCAGCTAGGTATCTATAAAGTTATTGACCCGGTTGTTAAAGTGCTTATTAAATTAGGGCTAACCCCTAATGCTGTCACTTCAATTGGGTTTGTACTGAATGTAGGTGTGGCTGTTATATTTATTATAGGGGCCGAAGAAGGCAACCGCGGCGATCTTACCTATATAGGCTGGGCCGGTGGCCTCATATTATTTGCAGGTCTTTTTGATATGCTCGACGGGCAGGTGGCAAGGCTTGGCAACATGAAATCAACCTTCGGTGCATTGTATGATTCGGTGCTCGACCGCTATAGCGAGTTGATCATGTTTTTTGGCATTTGCTATTACCTGGTTGCTCACCACTACTTTTTAAGCTCCATATTCGCGTTTATAGCCCTTATTGGCTCAATGATGGTAAGTTATGTACGCGCACGTGCCGAAGGCCTTGGAATAGAGGTTAAAGGCGGCTTAATGCAGCGACCTGAACGCGTGGTAACCATTGGCGTATTTGCCATTATTTGCGGTGTTTCATCAATGTATATCGGTGGTAATTATAAACTGTATATCCCGGGTGTTCGTTTTCATGTTTTCGAAACCATGTCGATATTTACCATTCCTATAACAGTATTAGCTTTATTAACTAATGTTACCGCGTTTAACAGGCTAAGGGATGCTAAAAAAATCATAGCTGAAGAAGAAAATAAATAA
- a CDS encoding sterol desaturase family protein — MKKKYISNSQESVRMFKSDLLESLSKVHFTVPLFIFVPVIAFCIYKSFVLSLGVVAFFGLFILGLFVWTLVEYIMHRFVFHYVPADKPWAMRLHFIFHGVHHDYPSDAKRLVLPPSVSIPLATGFYFLFNAILPVNDIWGFFPGFILGYLFYDISHYAIHHFNFKGNIWKKIKQHHMLHHYQDPDKGYGVSSPLWDKIFRSDFIKK, encoded by the coding sequence ATGAAAAAAAAATATATTTCCAATTCACAGGAGTCTGTACGAATGTTTAAAAGCGATCTGTTAGAATCGCTTTCTAAGGTTCATTTTACAGTGCCCCTATTCATCTTTGTTCCGGTTATTGCTTTCTGCATTTATAAATCGTTTGTACTGTCATTGGGTGTAGTTGCTTTCTTTGGCTTGTTTATACTCGGCCTTTTTGTATGGACGCTGGTTGAATATATAATGCACCGTTTTGTGTTTCATTACGTACCTGCCGATAAACCATGGGCGATGCGTTTACACTTTATATTTCACGGTGTACACCATGATTACCCCAGCGATGCTAAAAGGCTGGTATTACCCCCATCGGTAAGTATACCACTGGCAACAGGTTTCTATTTTCTGTTTAATGCCATACTGCCGGTTAATGATATCTGGGGATTTTTTCCGGGCTTTATTTTAGGCTACCTTTTTTATGATATATCGCATTATGCCATACATCACTTTAACTTTAAGGGCAATATCTGGAAAAAAATTAAACAACATCATATGCTGCATCATTACCAGGATCCTGACAAGGGATATGGTGTGAGCTCTCCCCTATGGGATAAGATTTTCCGTTCAGATTTTATTAAAAAATAG
- a CDS encoding phosphatase PAP2 family protein: MKDAINNGVTVNIKSIIVVSLLSVAYLLLSIFLVGYKVDQLVLIGIFNSMFYLSVGTRKFILGFSIFIFYWVIFDYMKAFPNYNYNTVHIADLYNFEKHLFGINLNGKLVTPNEYFRLKGTTFLDIVTGLFYLCWIPVPLSFAAYLFFTRKRQFLYFALTFLLVNLLGFVVYYVYPAAPPWYIENYGFTFHPLTIGNTGGLAKFDAYFHINLFKSIYAKGSNVFAAMPSLHSAYPVIVLYYGLKNRLGFINILFFIVVIGIWFTAVYASHHFVLDVLAGITCAIIGISLFNLLISKVKFMQTFIKKYEAIIE, from the coding sequence ATGAAGGATGCTATTAACAATGGCGTAACAGTAAATATCAAATCAATAATTGTTGTTTCGTTACTATCGGTTGCATATCTGCTGCTTTCCATCTTTTTGGTAGGTTATAAGGTAGATCAATTGGTACTTATTGGTATATTCAACAGCATGTTCTACCTGTCGGTAGGTACACGCAAGTTTATACTCGGCTTTTCTATATTCATTTTTTACTGGGTGATTTTTGATTATATGAAGGCCTTCCCTAATTATAATTACAATACCGTTCACATTGCCGATCTGTATAATTTCGAAAAGCACCTATTCGGCATTAACCTTAATGGTAAGCTGGTAACCCCCAATGAGTATTTCAGATTAAAAGGCACAACCTTTCTGGATATAGTTACCGGTTTGTTCTATCTATGCTGGATCCCAGTTCCCCTGTCATTCGCAGCATACCTGTTCTTCACCAGAAAAAGGCAATTTTTATATTTCGCGCTAACTTTTTTACTGGTTAACCTGCTTGGCTTTGTGGTTTACTATGTATACCCCGCCGCACCACCCTGGTATATCGAAAATTATGGCTTTACCTTCCACCCCCTAACCATAGGCAATACCGGCGGACTGGCAAAGTTTGATGCATATTTCCATATCAATCTATTTAAATCCATATACGCCAAAGGCTCAAATGTATTTGCGGCTATGCCTTCACTGCACTCGGCATACCCTGTTATAGTTTTATATTATGGATTAAAAAACCGCCTGGGTTTTATAAATATCCTGTTCTTCATTGTGGTTATCGGCATATGGTTCACAGCTGTATACGCCAGTCATCATTTTGTGCTGGATGTGTTGGCAGGTATTACTTGCGCAATCATCGGTATAAGCCTCTTTAACCTTTTAATTTCGAAGGTAAAATTCATGCAGACTTTCATTAAAAAGTACGAAGCAATAATTGAATAA
- a CDS encoding CAP domain-containing protein yields the protein MKKLIFGCLLTVVTFLGVAAHTRQPDGEKEFKKEFLNRINSVRTKGCTCGVIYMPPAPPLVWNDLLQKSAEGHAWDMSNNKYFSHTSKDGRSMEDRIVAAGYSIKGYKSFMIGENIAAGQESIEEVMDGWFKSEGHCKNLMNPAFKEVGVAENHHYWVQDFGARESFSTEQQRLIKSGRLHVTEVPTASSH from the coding sequence ATGAAGAAATTGATTTTTGGCTGCTTGTTAACCGTTGTTACTTTTTTAGGAGTAGCAGCGCATACCCGGCAGCCCGACGGTGAAAAGGAATTTAAAAAGGAGTTTTTAAATCGGATAAACAGTGTACGTACCAAAGGCTGTACCTGCGGTGTAATTTATATGCCCCCTGCCCCGCCTTTGGTATGGAACGACCTGCTGCAAAAATCAGCTGAGGGCCATGCATGGGATATGTCGAACAATAAATACTTTAGCCATACCAGTAAGGATGGCCGCAGCATGGAAGACCGTATTGTGGCAGCCGGTTATAGTATTAAGGGTTATAAAAGCTTTATGATAGGCGAAAACATTGCCGCCGGACAGGAAAGCATTGAAGAAGTAATGGACGGCTGGTTTAAAAGCGAGGGCCATTGCAAAAACCTCATGAACCCCGCCTTTAAAGAAGTTGGCGTTGCCGAAAATCATCACTACTGGGTACAGGATTTTGGCGCACGTGAATCTTTCTCGACCGAGCAGCAGCGGTTAATTAAAAGCGGCAGATTACATGTTACAGAAGTGCCTACGGCTTCTTCTCATTAG
- a CDS encoding DUF1456 family protein, producing MKKLRVALKFTDDDIVEVLNLANFRITKTELGAIFRNEDHPNFKPCGDQILRNFLNGLIIYKRGPKPAVNTNEKKP from the coding sequence ATGAAGAAACTTAGGGTAGCGCTTAAGTTTACCGATGACGATATTGTAGAGGTTTTAAATTTAGCCAATTTCAGGATCACTAAAACTGAACTGGGCGCTATATTCCGCAATGAAGATCACCCAAACTTTAAACCCTGCGGCGACCAGATACTGCGCAACTTTTTAAATGGCCTCATTATTTATAAACGTGGCCCTAAGCCTGCTGTTAATACTAATGAGAAGAAGCCGTAG